The genomic stretch GTGGTAAATAAGAAAATTAATCAAACAGGTGAAAAAGTTGATTGCAGACTGCAATCCTTATCAATTGCACTAAATTAATGTGGCCTCGAGAAATTTCCAAAGAAAAAGATGCCAAAAATGATTCTAGCATTTTATTTTCTTGTTCAAAGATTCCTTTAGACTGGATCCAATcatcaaatttccattttttccTTAGAGTTCAGTTTAATATTGTACCTGTTGTAGCAAGTAACTGTCTTATTTTCAATATTAAAAGTCTCCTCATCTGTAGATCAGAGGCAGACCTACCCTTTGGGTAGAGGGGTCATCACCCCTCGTtaacttaatttttttttgtgtatATACCTTAAATAGCATGTGTATATTTTGACGGATACTCTAAGAGTCAAATATTCGGCAACTGCATTGATCGTTTTTTTTTTGGAGGAAGGACACAATCTGACTTTTAGTGCTCTGCCTGGGTTCGAATCTAACTCAAATATTGCTCAAATTTTTATTCGACAATATTAGTGACCCCGACACTTTCAAATTCTGAATCTGCTTTAGATGATATGATAAAAATTTATTATAGTGACAATTCATATAAGTTAAACTCTCTTTCTCGACCACAAATTTTATATTGATTATTATCCTATCTGTTTGTCATAAAGATCCTAATTTTTCGGGAAGCAGTGGATAATAAAATCGTGAAATCTCAGTACTCTTTATGACAAGAGATTTCATGCACCTTCATAATAAATCTTAAGAACTAAAATCAAGTTAGTATATACATATTTGAATAAAAAAAGACGTCGTTTTTTACAAAAGGGGttgttaaaaattaaaatataatcttattatatatactagtattagtacctaCGCGATGCGCGGACACAAATTATGTCGAGTTGTGATTtggattatttgaattatgtataaataactttaaaatataaacctTCCAGATAAAATTTATTGAtaatcattagatattaattaagaagcaAAACATGAAACCATTTCGCAAATCTCATAGTGGATAAcctgttttctttttctatatttatataaTCCAATAGGTTAATTTTAGTACTTGAATTTCGTTTCGTTAACAATATTAAAAATTACTAACTATGTCATGTGGTGATTTGTtttgtttgaacatattaaattatattattttaataaaattctcagtATAGTTTATTTTTTTATCTCAAGCTTTAATAAGTCTTATTCTTTTAAATTTTACACAAtattttttgttctttgcttataattattatattatttattatttaatattattatactttcatgTGATTTTTTCGGATTACTAATTGACTTTATATTttgcttattatccttttaataattataatatattttttattcttgaaatttaataTATGTACGCTTTTATCCTCTTACTCAAAACTATTTTACTATGTAAatctatcaataatatttttgaaaataattcaattatttactttattttaaattaatttaaagtataaatattctcacattgtatctatttttttctttatacaGTCTTCCCTATTAAGAAatttttaattagtattttaccccgtaatcaaaataatatcatatttgactttaagttgtaactttgattagtataaaatattaatatataagttCTTTGATTATTATATTCCAAATCTAGTAAGTTttcttatatttattttttgtattacatgcaataaaaaaaaatctctttTAGTTTCAACATACAAAATTTGACTtttaattttagttaataaaattacttatattagataattattttatatttttaaattttaattctaTATCTAGTAAGACTTTAATTTTTGGTGCCACCTTATTTAGTATTATTATCCATTATTATcctataatataatatagatagtcTAGAAAttttttaatcttaaaataaatatctattttactttataaatatttcttgaattcttaagttatttaaatttatcaataatatttttaagtattttatttcactttattttattttctaaactaatTCTTAGCATAAATATTCTCACGCTAtttctaatttattttaaatatttttaagttcttatTTTATCTGTTAGACATAAGTTGCGTGGTATTATCCACAATATGATATTTCTTATCATAATAGATAAATAATAattttctcatctcaaatttgaATAAGTTGTATCATTTTCTTTATGATGAAAGATTTGATTAATTACTACAACATTTAGgtataatatgttcaaacaattaagacaATATTTTTCtgtgattaatatctgaatcgagtgcagttagtttgagtTTAAATGCATAACGTAATTATTTGAAAATGCGGttcagtttagaaaataaaatgataagaattatttgagtttgagatgagattttttttttgaaaatattaagtaaagaattaaaatgacagtaaaaatattattataatatttagaaataatgtgatCAAAATATTAACAAtcttttttctatgattaaataaatttttaaaaatacaaaataaatttctaatattggtaatattaataataaaaattaaaaattaaattttatcttatagctaaaaaagaaCAAGAATTTAACtacatctaatacaaaattaattataagagaactcaatacatttggaacatgataatcaaataatttatgtattaatattttagacttatgattaatatttgaatcgagtgcaattagtttgaatttgaatgcatagcataattttttgaaaatatggtccagtttagaaaataaaatgataagaattatttgagtttgatatgaaatttttttaaaaataatattacgtaaagaattaaaatgatagtaaaaatattattacaatatttagaaataatgtgttcataaaattaagaaatttttttctatgattaaataaatttttaaaaatacaaaataaatttcttaatcttaataatgaaaattaaaattaaaaattaaattgtatcttatagctaaaaaaaaaagaaaatttaactgcatctaatacaaaattaattataagagaactcaatacatttggaacatgacaatcaaataacttatgtattaatattttagactaactaaaagttacaatttaaaataaaatatgacattatttttgttataggtaaaatattaatataaaactaattaacatttaTAGTAGGAAAGAGAatgtatattaaaaaaaaatagaggtagtgtgaggatatttatactttaaattaattttaatatagataaaataaaatagttaattatatttaaaaatattactgacaaatttaaatgattaaaatattatgaataagaggataaaagcataaaaatatatcaaattttgagaataaaatatttatttttatcgcatactattaaaaggataataagcaagacattaatttaattataagctaacaaaaaattatatgatgatataataatatgaaatattaaataatacaataactataagaaaagaacaaacaAAAAAAGAATTTACGTAAAAATGATGCgatgaataagacatatttgacttcctaataaaaataaagtgattgtaagaattttgttaaaataatatgatctaatgtgctcGAAAAAGACAGATCACAATatgacatgtttagtattctttaatatcgacaacggaacgaaatgcaagtactaaaatcaaggagttaggttgctacaaatatatgtTAAAAAGATTGGTTGTCTACTGCGGGATTTGATCAATAATTTCATATCCCGTTTCATAATTAAATTTTCacgttatataatttttatctgcgAGATATATATTTTAAGATTATTTGTACATGATTCAAACAATATACATCGCAATTTGAAATAATTTGTCCGCGCATCGCGGGGTACTAATACTAatatataatataaataaaaaaagctTCCAGTCAGAGAAATGTAGAGTCCTTATGCAAGTGGTGAAGAGGCACATTAATTTATATTAATTCTTATATTGGATTCAATCTCTGCCCGATGATTTGCCTCTATAAAACAAAAGGAATAAATGAATGTATGAATAAGACATAATCATATGGAGGGGTCCCAATCAATGATACTCAAAGTAATATATAAAGAATTTTTTAATGTTTTCTAAAAAGTACCTAAATTAAAAGTTACTCGACTTCTAAGAAGTATGGTTTGATTTGTAATGTTTTTAAATAAGTAAAATTATCCGCTATAACATATAACGATAACATAATATTGTAAAAAAAATTCACACTATCATCATCATCAATGTATACAAGCCGAGGAATTGTCCTATGTTATAGCGAGATAGGTCATGGGCATCCGAAAAGTTTGGCAAAAATTTCATGCATAAAtgtatataaagaaaaaaaaaatgatagcGCGGTGCACTAAACTAGTTATGCTCATTGTCTGGGGAAGGACCGGACCACAAAAATCTATTAAATGCAGTCTTACCCTGTATTTCTGCAATAGACTGTTTCTACGGCTCAAAATTATGACCTTCTGATCACATGACAGTAACTTTACTAGTTACACCAAGGAGCCAAgagcactaagctcccgctatataTGCTTGGGGTTCGggaaagggccggaccacaaaggTCTATTATATGCAGGCGTATCCTGTATTTCTACAAGAGGCTGTTTCTACGGCTCGATCTCATGACCTCCtagtcacatgacaacaacttttaCGAGTTACGCCAAGGCTAGCTACCCTTCCATGTATACGTATATTTATCTTAAGAAAATAGTAAtatagtactccctccgtttcaatttatgtgaacatatttcttttttgatccgttccaaaaagaatgaactcttactaaatttggaaacaatttagcttaaacttataattctacccttaatgagaagtttttataaccacacaaattaTCTGGGGTCCTTTTTAACTTATTTAGGactacaaattccaaaagtctttattttttcttaaactccatatccaatcaaacaggttcacataaattggaacggagggagtactagTTTAACATTCTATATACAAAACTTGGCTGAACGGCAAAGTACAACCGCGACGTTCAAATTCTGGATCCACTTCTGTATACAAAAGTTAAACTCAATAAACAAACATACACCAAGTGGAATATAAATGAAATACACTAGGTCTGAATATTTCCAACTAATATATAAAGTATAGTAAAGAACAACTACATCATATTGTCCATTGTTCTCTTTTTTGTCCCATCAGTATTTAATGTTCCTGTAATAGATCTCGTGGCTTCTAAAAGGGCACGACTTTCCCCAAACTCAAAAGCTATGTGTCGTCGTCGTCTTCTTTTTTTCATAGTCATAAACTTAGAGTATATTCATGTGTGACAAACAAGACCGCTAATACTCTTTtgcattttattatttaagaaaacaaatGAGTAAATGCGTTAGATGTCTATCGCTTTTTCAAATTACTGTTACTGTCTTAGAGTGAGAACCCCTCTTAATTTCTTGCTTTATTCTCACATTATATATTACAAAAGTAGTGTTCTTGTTTTGTCCAACTACAAAGAGAAATGGGGAGAGCGCCGTGTTGTGCTAAAGAGGGTTTACGTAAAGGTCCTTGGTCTACAAAAGAAGATTTATTACTTAGTAATTATATTAAGGAAAATGGTGAAGGCCAATGGAGAAACTTGCCCAAGAAAGCTGGTATGCATTTCTATTTTCATTCAATGTTGTAGATTTTTTTTGTTTCTCGCCCGGTGTTCGATACCCGCGTTAGAGCCTGACTATATTCGGATTCGCGCCGCGTAGGGAACCATTCGGGGAGAAGCGCTCCCTGCCAAGAATTTTTCGATACCTAGGGCTCGAACTCGAGTCCTCTAGTTAAGGGAAGAGCAGTctcatccactgcaccacatTTTTTGGTGTGATTCAATGTTATAGATATTCCTAAAGTTGACTATACTATAATTAGATATTGTAAAGGTCTTCAACAAATCCTCAAATAAAGCTAGCTTGATTATTTATCGGTCAAATAGTTGAAAATATGCTTTACTCAATGTGCATAGAACCTACAATCTTCTTGTTCTAAAGACTCTAGATATAGTGATATTATCCGTTTTTTGTCAAGCTCGCATAAAGATCGGTTTCATAATGTATTACTATGATGCGTATATTTATAACGAAagttatttttcaagaaaatattttccacgaGAAAGTCATGTTTAGTCTGTCCTCCCTCACTTATGGTAGAAGTCAATTTCCGTAAAACAAGTTATATTACTTGCTAGCTAACAATTGAAAATTATTAGTATTAATTTTTACCACTCGAAAATTTCATCAAAACACTCCTATTTGccaatataattattattatcttttaatatAAAATTCTTTCTGAACAGTGTTTTCTATTCCTCAACCAAACACTAAATTTTTGGTTAGGAATATGACTTCCGTCATATACCCAAAATTACCATGTATGTTGTTTTTTTTCCTTATCAACTTCTAATGTGGTACTTTGTTCGCATACCTAACAAATCGTTGTCCGATACCATATTGAATTACGTGAATTACTTACTTAAAAGCTTAAACTATTAAGATGAGATGCTTGTATTAATTTGTTTTCCAACTATTTTATTCAAAATTCAGGGTTACTTAGATGTGGAAAGAGTTGTAGATTAAGATGGATGAACTATCTGAGGCCAGGGATCAAGAGAGGAAATTTTAGCCAAGATGAAGAAGATCTTATATTAAGACTTCATTCCCTTTTGGGTAATCGTTGGTCACTCATAGCCGGAAGATTACCAGGTCGAACTGACAATGAAATCAAGAATTATTGGAACACACATCTCATCAAGAAGCTCAAAAGTGCTGGAATTGAGCCTAAAGTTAACACGATTTTCTCCAAATATTGTCCCAAAAAAGAACCCAAGAAACACCCCAAAATAGAGAAACCAAGAAAAAAACAAGacaagaagaaaaataagaagaaaaaagaccAATCTTTAGTACAAAATATTAGTGACTCTCCTCTGTTTATCCCAAAACCAATAAGAATTTCCTCTTGTAGGAATCATAGTGTTAAAGATGTTGCATTATTGAGTACTTCTTCCTCAAACAGTTCTGAAGAAGCCGATAAAAGGGCAGACCgctgcactaagctcccgctatgcgcggggtcctcAGACGAGTCAAACCACATTGGGTCATATGTACGCGGCCTTACCGATGAGGGTAAAATAGCAGAGGTTTCATTCATTCCTTGTGCTTCAAATTTATTTGATGAAGTTCCATTGGATGAAAACATGTTGGAGAAGGTGTATGAagagtatcttcaacttctttcTGAAAAATGTTATCTTCAGGATAATCAATTAGATGATGATCTTTTGGCTGGAAATGTCTTTGATCATTCAATGTTAATgtagttttcttttttttcaaatgtaatgtagTTTAGCCAGTGAAAGTATTAGTGTGATAGTCTTTTGCCTCTATTTTTTTGTTGTGTAGAAAAGTATTGCATTTTTCCCCACCTCATGTAACACTATGATTATTCTAGGAGTGAAACAATTTTCTTTTTCCACAAGGATGGTATTAAGACGACAGGTTTTAAaagttttttatttatataaatattatGGTGTATTTGTTGGGTCCATGCCCATGATGTCCAGTCAAAGGCCTAGTGGCCTAAtactattctcttttggtttccattcctaTGCGGAATTGGATTTGGTTTTTATTCTTATTTAGTACtggttttggctttaagagaaagcacaACTTATTTTCTATAAATATGACAACCTTTGAGAACTGTTCTATGCTCATTAGTACAAGTttttgaaagacttaagcacataagagtggtttttgagagagctttcgtcaagagagaagagagaagaaaaatatttattttgctgcagatttttattccgaTTAGCCAACTTTAAATCTCTTTTTTAATTCGTTAACCGTTGGATTGAGCTGAAATTTTGACTAAGTTTTTGTAACATCTTAATCTTTGATTTGAACGGTAGAGATCGGATTTTTGGGCCCGTAGCATCTGATTTCGAGCCCCAAACAACAGCTCTAGTTTTGTGGCTTCTcctttttcttcaattgatttGACGGTGctcttgttgttattgttgcttcgtgtttggcacttgttgtgtagccaatttAGAGAACTTTTATACCCCTCTTATTACTATAGTGAAATTTTTTGGATCTTTCTGATCCCATGATTTTTACCTTCAATTTGAAGGGATTTTCACCTTAAAATTTGGTAtcttttatcttctttattttcgtgTTTGTCTCTTTCTCGACATAACATTAAGGCTGAATACATACGAGGACGTCTATAGCTACCAGTATTTTTTATTTAGACAACTTAACTAGGTGTTGTTTGGATTGAACACCTGCAGTTAGCCAAAAATCTACCAATCAAACACATTTTGCACTGGTCGTGTGTCTGCAAAAATAATTAATCACATGTATTGTCTTCGAAATTAAATAAAGTAATATTGTACAATAATTGCACTTGGGGTTCAGTCGAAGAAAATTAAGTGCAACCTAGTTCTAGAATAGTGGATGGAATATACTTTTCAGTAGCCATTTCCCTTTCAAGAAAGTTACAGATCATTTATAGGTTTGAGACCACTAAAAATATgtacttttcttta from Nicotiana sylvestris chromosome 12, ASM39365v2, whole genome shotgun sequence encodes the following:
- the LOC104221175 gene encoding myb-related protein 308-like; translation: MGRAPCCAKEGLRKGPWSTKEDLLLSNYIKENGEGQWRNLPKKAGLLRCGKSCRLRWMNYLRPGIKRGNFSQDEEDLILRLHSLLGNRWSLIAGRLPGRTDNEIKNYWNTHLIKKLKSAGIEPKVNTIFSKYCPKKEPKKHPKIEKPRKKQDKKKNKKKKDQSLVQNISDSPLFIPKPIRISSCRNHSVKDVALLSTSSSNSSEEADKRADRCTKLPLCAGSSDESNHIGSYVRGLTDEGKIAEVSFIPCASNLFDEVPLDENMLEKVYEEYLQLLSEKCYLQDNQLDDDLLAGNVFDHSMLM